From one Bacteroides intestinalis DSM 17393 genomic stretch:
- a CDS encoding TolB family protein translates to MKRAIILFIATLTLFSCGKRLLQDYTDCPEQPLLFPDYTDITVPCNIAPLNFQLEGAANLSVIIQGKKEYQFDSQSYRLQFPIKKWKKMLADEKGDTLSVSVYAHISQQKIHYKDFYWYISPDSIDRYLSYRLIEPAYEIWNMLQVCERNLENFDTRLLADNNITDHSCINCHTSNRAANPTTFMHMRGSKGGTIYSRDGQLRKINTKTDHTAGAVYGEISQDGRFGIFTTAEIIPILHSYRTERLEVFDKCSDLILIDFEQGTVTDNPGISGTEYQETFPCFSANNHTIYFCRAPYIPQPDSTRHMRYDLYSISFNPQTGQLGDSIHEVFRASSEGKSVSFPKCSPDGKYLLFSVSDYGTFPIWHPETDLWMLELSTGKIDKMEETNGRYSDSYHSWSSNSQWIAFASKRDDRVYGRPYFAHVSQDGSVSKAFLLPQENPEVYLNTFKSYNIPELYNTAETYDAHELQKAYFGKETENLRYKSIKK, encoded by the coding sequence ATGAAAAGAGCTATCATCCTGTTCATTGCAACCCTGACGCTTTTCTCCTGTGGAAAACGTTTACTTCAGGATTACACCGACTGTCCCGAACAGCCGCTCCTGTTTCCTGACTATACAGATATCACCGTACCCTGCAACATCGCTCCGCTGAACTTCCAACTGGAAGGTGCGGCAAACCTCTCCGTTATTATCCAGGGAAAGAAAGAGTATCAATTCGACAGCCAGTCCTACAGGCTCCAGTTCCCCATAAAGAAATGGAAAAAGATGCTTGCGGATGAAAAAGGGGATACACTGTCTGTGTCTGTCTATGCCCATATCTCGCAACAAAAGATACATTACAAAGATTTCTACTGGTACATCTCACCCGACAGCATAGACCGATATCTCAGCTACCGCCTGATAGAGCCGGCTTATGAGATATGGAACATGCTGCAAGTTTGCGAACGTAACCTTGAGAATTTCGATACCCGCCTTCTGGCCGATAACAATATTACAGATCATAGCTGTATCAATTGCCATACATCCAACCGTGCAGCCAATCCCACTACATTTATGCATATGCGTGGCAGTAAGGGAGGTACAATTTATAGTCGTGACGGGCAATTACGGAAAATCAATACTAAAACAGATCATACAGCCGGTGCTGTCTATGGAGAGATTTCCCAGGACGGGCGTTTCGGCATATTCACCACAGCCGAAATTATCCCTATTCTGCACAGCTATCGCACCGAACGTCTGGAAGTTTTCGATAAATGTAGTGATCTTATCCTGATAGATTTTGAACAGGGAACGGTTACCGATAACCCCGGTATCAGCGGAACGGAATATCAGGAAACCTTCCCTTGTTTCTCTGCTAATAACCATACTATCTATTTCTGCCGGGCACCCTATATCCCTCAGCCGGACAGTACCCGTCATATGCGCTATGACCTCTACTCCATCTCCTTTAATCCTCAAACCGGACAATTGGGTGATAGTATTCACGAAGTCTTCCGAGCTTCATCCGAAGGGAAATCCGTAAGTTTTCCCAAATGCTCACCGGACGGCAAATACCTGCTGTTCTCCGTATCCGATTATGGTACTTTCCCCATCTGGCATCCGGAAACAGACCTTTGGATGCTGGAGCTTTCTACCGGAAAGATTGATAAAATGGAAGAAACAAACGGACGGTACTCTGATTCCTATCATTCCTGGAGCAGTAATTCCCAATGGATAGCTTTCGCCTCCAAACGAGACGACCGGGTATATGGGCGTCCTTACTTTGCCCATGTATCCCAAGATGGAAGCGTAAGTAAAGCGTTTCTTCTTCCACAAGAAAATCCGGAAGTTTATCTGAATACGTTCAAGTCTTATAATATACCAGAACTTTACAATACAGCCGAGACGTATGATGCCCATGAATTGCAAAAAGCCTATTTCGGTAAAGAAACGGAGAACCTCCGCTACAAATCAATCAAAAAATAA
- a CDS encoding RagB/SusD family nutrient uptake outer membrane protein has translation MKKLIYILSALFILTSCESFLDTELLTDKTTENFPETEKDANQMLTSIYAKLLFEDPETSSEYYTAQLASDDCLGGNLSYSGNCATNFLLYQGSLNSRLGIWDRCYQLINRANNTINTLDNVKSWSSESERLRHFGEAYFLRAWTYYELVKIFGGVPLRTTIEAVNLPRASVDEVYALIASDIKNAIEMMPNQIYPAGNAMAGHATKYAAEALAARVFLFYTGRYDKKTLPLTPEGEITKEQVISWLEDCIDHSGHNLISDQRNLWGYTNSATNSTSSKKQYAYAVKHKLAWDGNSSIETLFANKHNLTSTWTYTWFANTCAMFYSPSGDDADWKEESYPFNFGWGAGPVSPSMVQDWKEWSKQQTFLDGYTEDPRISGSIWSYKAMDPNNEGNVLADFRLDDSEPAYTVSYRYYEQTGYFNKKYININAYNSNGVLEAFGKTLHPGISSQTSPQLLNITDLIHIRFADVLLMHSELKGDATGLNRVRQRSHLAPISYTLDALKQERRWEFAFESIRWWDLLRWSGPSLEEAGNALNRQTGFEVINAAALTPMVKYDYKKRLQQTQGYWPIPQIEIDRSNGVLEQNPGWGPDAQFSDWTKM, from the coding sequence ATGAAAAAACTAATATATATACTATCTGCACTTTTCATACTCACGTCATGTGAAAGTTTCCTTGACACTGAGTTACTTACAGATAAAACAACAGAGAACTTTCCGGAAACGGAGAAAGATGCCAACCAAATGTTGACGTCTATCTATGCCAAGTTATTGTTTGAAGATCCTGAAACATCTTCAGAATACTATACAGCCCAATTGGCCAGTGATGATTGCTTAGGCGGCAACCTCTCTTATTCCGGCAATTGCGCCACAAACTTCTTGCTTTATCAAGGAAGCCTGAACAGTAGACTTGGTATCTGGGACCGTTGTTATCAACTCATAAATCGTGCCAACAATACGATTAACACGCTCGATAACGTAAAAAGCTGGTCAAGTGAATCTGAACGTTTACGTCACTTCGGCGAAGCTTATTTCCTCCGGGCATGGACCTACTATGAATTAGTAAAGATATTCGGCGGCGTTCCCCTTCGTACCACGATTGAAGCTGTAAACCTCCCGCGGGCGTCCGTTGATGAAGTATATGCCTTGATTGCTTCTGATATAAAGAATGCAATTGAGATGATGCCTAACCAGATATATCCGGCCGGGAATGCCATGGCAGGTCATGCTACCAAGTATGCAGCCGAAGCACTTGCAGCGCGAGTATTTCTATTCTATACCGGACGTTATGACAAGAAGACTTTACCTCTGACTCCCGAAGGCGAAATCACAAAAGAACAAGTTATCAGTTGGTTGGAAGACTGCATAGATCATTCCGGACACAACCTAATTTCCGATCAACGCAATCTATGGGGTTATACAAACTCTGCCACTAACAGTACCAGTTCCAAGAAGCAATACGCATACGCAGTGAAGCATAAACTCGCTTGGGATGGCAATTCTTCTATCGAAACACTCTTTGCCAACAAGCACAACCTGACCTCCACATGGACCTACACATGGTTTGCCAATACATGTGCAATGTTCTACTCCCCTTCCGGTGACGATGCCGACTGGAAAGAAGAAAGTTATCCATTCAACTTTGGTTGGGGTGCAGGCCCGGTATCTCCCAGTATGGTTCAGGACTGGAAAGAGTGGTCTAAACAACAAACATTCTTGGATGGATACACTGAAGACCCGCGTATTTCCGGTTCTATTTGGTCGTACAAGGCTATGGACCCCAACAATGAAGGAAATGTTTTGGCAGACTTCCGTTTAGATGATTCAGAACCCGCATATACCGTTTCTTACCGCTATTACGAGCAGACCGGATATTTCAACAAGAAATACATCAATATCAATGCATATAATAGCAACGGAGTACTTGAAGCTTTCGGTAAAACATTACATCCGGGCATATCCAGCCAGACTTCCCCGCAGTTACTGAATATTACCGATCTTATCCACATCCGCTTTGCCGATGTACTGCTGATGCATTCCGAACTAAAAGGAGATGCAACCGGTTTGAACAGAGTACGCCAACGTTCCCACTTAGCCCCTATCTCATACACATTGGATGCACTTAAACAGGAACGCCGTTGGGAGTTTGCTTTCGAATCCATCCGTTGGTGGGATCTGCTCCGCTGGTCCGGTCCAAGTCTGGAAGAAGCAGGAAATGCACTAAACCGCCAGACAGGCTTTGAGGTTATCAATGCCGCCGCTCTTACGCCTATGGTCAAGTATGATTATAAGAAACGTCTACAGCAAACCCAGGGTTACTGGCCTATACCTCAAATAGAAATAGACCGTTCCAATGGTGTGCTCGAGCAAAATCCGGGTTGGGGACCTGATGCGCAATTCAGTGATTGGACAAAAATGTAA
- a CDS encoding OmpP1/FadL family transporter, which produces MRKFSLISFMMLIVSTSTFAGGLLTNTNQHAAFLRMLSRGATTEIDGALSNPAGLAFLPNDGFHMSLSIQSAFQTRNIDASCEGLGLNKYYEGKASAPVIPSLFAAYKMGDWTISGFFGITGGGGKASFDDGLPMFDAMVIGGLGAQKIPSNAYSLKSYMDGKQYIYSVQLGLTYKITEWLSAFAGGRMNYFTGGYQGALKASAAVDLPSPAGGTIPVGTELIGIDLDCDQTGWGFTPVIGLDAKWGKLNIGAKYEFMTNLNIENSTKANSLRMIGAAETELADYKHGVNTPNDIPSMLSIAASYEFLPVLRASVEYHFFDDKSAGMAGGKQEFLTKGTNEYLAGIEWDVTKHLTLSCGGQITDYGLSDNYQSDTSFSCDSYTLGFGAKLNLTERAALNVGYMWTTYDDYTKKSQNYNNTGLSGTNIYSRTNKVFGASINYRF; this is translated from the coding sequence ATGAGAAAATTTTCGTTGATTAGCTTTATGATGCTAATCGTTTCAACTTCAACTTTTGCAGGAGGTCTTCTTACGAATACAAATCAGCATGCAGCTTTTCTTCGTATGCTATCTCGCGGTGCTACCACTGAAATAGACGGTGCGTTGTCCAACCCCGCAGGTTTAGCCTTTTTGCCGAATGACGGTTTTCATATGTCTTTGAGTATTCAGAGTGCTTTCCAAACAAGGAATATCGATGCTTCGTGCGAAGGTCTGGGGCTGAATAAGTATTATGAGGGTAAGGCATCTGCGCCTGTCATCCCCAGTTTGTTTGCTGCTTATAAGATGGGTGACTGGACGATCTCCGGCTTTTTCGGTATTACCGGTGGCGGAGGAAAGGCTTCGTTTGACGACGGTCTTCCTATGTTCGATGCTATGGTGATAGGCGGATTGGGAGCCCAAAAAATTCCAAGCAATGCCTATTCGCTGAAAAGCTACATGGATGGCAAGCAGTACATCTATTCTGTACAGTTGGGTTTGACTTATAAGATAACGGAATGGCTTTCTGCTTTTGCGGGTGGTCGGATGAACTACTTTACGGGTGGTTACCAAGGTGCATTGAAAGCCAGTGCTGCCGTAGATTTGCCTTCTCCTGCCGGAGGAACGATACCTGTTGGTACGGAGCTTATCGGCATAGACTTGGATTGTGACCAGACCGGATGGGGATTTACTCCGGTTATCGGCTTGGATGCCAAGTGGGGCAAGCTGAACATTGGTGCAAAGTATGAGTTCATGACTAACCTGAACATTGAAAATTCCACTAAAGCGAACTCGCTTCGCATGATTGGTGCCGCTGAAACTGAATTGGCGGATTACAAGCATGGTGTGAATACTCCGAATGATATCCCTTCCATGCTTTCTATAGCTGCTTCATATGAGTTTCTTCCGGTATTGCGTGCATCTGTAGAATACCACTTCTTTGATGATAAAAGTGCAGGAATGGCTGGTGGCAAGCAGGAGTTTCTGACAAAAGGAACAAACGAATATCTGGCCGGTATTGAGTGGGATGTAACCAAACATCTGACTTTGAGTTGTGGAGGTCAGATCACAGACTATGGATTGTCTGACAATTACCAGAGCGACACCAGTTTCTCTTGTGATTCTTATACTCTGGGTTTTGGTGCCAAGTTGAATTTAACTGAAAGAGCTGCCCTGAACGTTGGGTACATGTGGACTACTTATGATGATTATACTAAAAAATCTCAGAACTATAATAATACCGGATTGAGTGGTACAAATATCTACAGCCGTACAAACAAGGTGTTTGGCGCTAGTATCAACTACAGATTCTGA
- a CDS encoding DUF4369 domain-containing protein, which translates to MNKHFFYLILLFCISSCQPIAKKLMNIEGVVSSEYNGQIIYLVPRPHPTPETVDSAYIVNGTFSFSIPADSAIYDIVISRRANAPIQRLLVVAEEGTLHANMGMNSSGIGTPLNNQLQHWKEQMESAGEKAALLSQKINKNKKDSTITAILKKQRDSIYESFGDSTFCFIKQNLNPLGGYLFMTLEHMFNEQQANDLKRLGIEKWKPEP; encoded by the coding sequence ATGAATAAACATTTCTTTTATCTTATCTTACTATTTTGCATCAGCAGTTGTCAGCCGATAGCAAAGAAACTGATGAATATCGAAGGAGTGGTATCTTCGGAATACAACGGGCAAATCATATATTTGGTTCCACGCCCCCATCCCACTCCGGAAACAGTAGATTCTGCCTATATTGTAAACGGAACTTTCTCCTTTTCCATTCCGGCAGATTCCGCTATTTACGATATTGTTATCAGCAGGCGGGCAAATGCACCTATACAACGTCTGCTCGTTGTGGCAGAAGAAGGAACGCTGCATGCCAACATGGGTATGAATAGTTCCGGTATCGGCACTCCACTCAATAACCAACTGCAACACTGGAAAGAACAAATGGAATCTGCCGGTGAAAAAGCAGCCTTACTATCGCAGAAAATCAATAAAAATAAGAAAGACAGTACCATTACAGCAATCCTGAAGAAACAAAGGGATAGCATCTACGAAAGTTTTGGTGACTCTACGTTCTGTTTCATTAAACAGAATCTGAATCCGTTAGGAGGATACTTATTCATGACGCTTGAGCACATGTTCAATGAACAGCAAGCCAATGATTTAAAAAGACTTGGAATAGAAAAATGGAAACCCGAACCATGA
- a CDS encoding DUF6057 family protein: protein MRKQINSIFVYLFFIACWIFFFYFYPYHLHYKEQITLCVLQPDFLQTYLQKPAFLTEICGDYLTQFFLWTGGGSSILTLTFVFTWLGLRIALRKTGITSHVSLWALLPIVAEWALSCHLEYPLSMSLGLMCSVWAFSLSTLSTSTHTRGILHVVMLIILYCAVGAHFFAYVILATIYECKHFNNYKLSFFLLLISLLIPIGGSYFYFLTPRQSYFYPLISGYMLRQPFVFLLTEVFLLLSLLPVFISRQCKQWIALFTILTLGTITITKAHNASEEKTLAFSSEAYFGHWDKVIRLNKDNSYPTYLSAYYTNLAYARQDKLCDELMLHYQPAFHGLLLQINESTGYIYAMASPDALMECGDMAQAQHSAMLAMTFTPHQRSSRMVRKLAEIAIINEDYSVAQKYLRMLSHTSLHRSWAKERLELIKSGQCDSIPYWIHKRRMLPQQDTLFSANQWRTSLANLIESNPQNKMAADYLLCFHLLNKDLQLFKKDYDRYYYPAFGSFPSRLYQEALIACMNEKENPQEQLKHYRISAKVYKDCLQYLSIYEDAKGDGRALEKLFGKTYWFYYYYAQLKP from the coding sequence ATGAGAAAACAAATAAACAGTATCTTTGTCTACCTATTCTTTATAGCCTGCTGGATATTCTTCTTTTACTTCTATCCATATCATCTGCATTATAAAGAACAGATAACACTATGCGTACTCCAACCGGACTTTCTACAAACGTACTTACAGAAACCGGCATTCCTGACCGAAATCTGTGGCGATTATCTTACTCAGTTTTTCCTGTGGACAGGTGGTGGAAGCAGTATATTAACCCTCACTTTTGTGTTCACCTGGCTGGGACTCCGGATAGCATTACGTAAAACCGGCATCACCAGCCATGTATCCCTCTGGGCATTACTGCCCATAGTTGCCGAATGGGCGTTATCCTGCCATTTAGAATATCCCCTTTCCATGTCACTTGGACTAATGTGCAGCGTCTGGGCATTCTCACTGTCAACATTGAGCACATCAACACATACGAGGGGAATACTCCACGTAGTTATGCTTATCATCCTCTATTGCGCCGTAGGGGCACACTTCTTTGCATATGTCATTTTAGCCACAATTTATGAGTGCAAGCACTTCAACAATTACAAGTTATCCTTCTTTCTGCTACTCATCTCCCTCCTCATACCTATCGGAGGTAGTTATTTCTATTTTTTAACTCCCCGCCAATCATACTTCTATCCATTGATAAGCGGATACATGCTGCGTCAGCCTTTTGTATTCCTCCTGACAGAAGTTTTTCTGCTACTCTCCCTCCTGCCGGTTTTTATTTCCCGGCAGTGTAAGCAATGGATTGCACTATTTACAATCCTTACCCTGGGTACAATTACCATAACCAAGGCACACAACGCCTCCGAAGAAAAAACACTCGCCTTTTCATCCGAAGCCTACTTCGGACACTGGGATAAGGTAATCCGGCTCAACAAGGATAACTCCTACCCGACCTATCTCAGTGCCTACTATACAAATCTCGCTTATGCCCGCCAAGACAAGCTCTGCGATGAATTAATGCTACATTATCAGCCAGCTTTCCATGGGCTTCTACTACAAATCAACGAATCAACAGGCTATATATACGCCATGGCAAGTCCCGATGCCCTCATGGAATGCGGTGACATGGCACAAGCCCAGCACTCTGCCATGCTTGCTATGACATTTACCCCGCATCAGCGTTCTTCACGCATGGTACGGAAACTGGCGGAAATTGCCATTATCAACGAAGATTATTCAGTTGCCCAAAAGTATCTACGCATGTTGTCCCATACTTCCTTGCACCGGAGCTGGGCAAAGGAGCGATTGGAACTTATTAAATCCGGCCAATGTGATTCCATCCCTTACTGGATTCATAAACGTCGGATGCTTCCACAACAAGATACGTTGTTCTCCGCCAATCAATGGCGTACTTCACTGGCTAATTTAATCGAAAGCAATCCTCAAAACAAAATGGCTGCCGACTACCTCTTATGCTTCCACCTATTGAATAAAGATCTGCAGCTTTTCAAGAAGGATTATGACCGTTACTATTATCCGGCATTCGGTTCGTTTCCATCCCGTCTCTATCAAGAAGCATTGATAGCATGTATGAATGAGAAAGAAAACCCGCAGGAACAACTGAAGCATTATCGCATCTCTGCTAAAGTTTACAAAGACTGTCTGCAATACCTCTCCATATACGAAGATGCCAAAGGAGACGGGCGGGCTTTGGAAAAGTTATTCGGAAAAACATATTGGTTCTATTACTATTATGCACAACTGAAACCATGA
- a CDS encoding DcaP family trimeric outer membrane transporter produces the protein MKTIFKVMFLLCTIGLVPSVAKAQEKVIIDDEASNGIVMVTIDKAGDEIVRIMNESQFRYIHDPQAPRFLLMDKKGKFALGIGGYVRATAEYDFGGIVDNMDFIPAYIPNASKVKNQFQMDASTSTIFLKLVGHTKLLGDFVVYTAGNFRGGDKVFQLRNAYMSFRNVTVGYTYGGFMDLAALPSTIDFQGPNGATFYRATQLAYTYKGLKNWRFHASIEVPSVDGTTNDQLSVAQQRMPDFTAYAQYGWGANSHLRVGGLVRSMTYTSTLSDHASDVTGWGIQASTSFNLSKKWEIFGQATYGKGIGQYLNDISNLNVDIVPNPEKEGKMQALPMLGWFAGAQYNICPKVFVSTTYSMSRLYSENGYPNDQPSSYRYGQYLVTNVFWNVTPNMQVGAEYLRGWRTDFNNSTHHANRMNLLVQYSF, from the coding sequence ATGAAGACAATCTTTAAAGTAATGTTTCTGTTGTGTACCATCGGCCTTGTTCCGTCTGTGGCTAAAGCACAAGAAAAAGTGATTATTGACGACGAAGCATCTAATGGCATCGTCATGGTTACCATCGACAAAGCAGGCGACGAGATCGTCCGTATCATGAACGAATCACAGTTCAGGTACATCCACGATCCACAGGCCCCCCGCTTCCTGTTGATGGATAAAAAAGGAAAATTCGCCCTTGGTATCGGAGGATATGTACGTGCCACTGCCGAGTATGACTTCGGTGGCATTGTAGATAACATGGATTTCATCCCGGCCTACATTCCGAATGCCAGTAAAGTAAAGAACCAGTTCCAGATGGATGCAAGTACTTCCACCATCTTCCTGAAACTGGTAGGACACACAAAACTACTGGGTGATTTCGTAGTGTACACTGCCGGTAACTTCCGTGGCGGAGACAAAGTATTCCAGTTGCGAAATGCGTATATGTCATTCCGCAATGTGACAGTAGGTTATACCTACGGAGGTTTCATGGATTTAGCAGCATTACCTTCTACTATCGACTTCCAAGGTCCTAACGGTGCTACTTTCTATCGCGCCACTCAACTGGCTTACACTTACAAAGGCCTGAAGAACTGGCGTTTCCATGCATCCATAGAGGTGCCCAGTGTAGATGGTACTACAAACGATCAACTCAGCGTAGCCCAACAACGTATGCCGGACTTCACCGCTTACGCCCAATATGGTTGGGGAGCCAACAGTCATCTTCGTGTAGGTGGCCTCGTTCGCAGCATGACATACACCAGTACGCTCAGCGATCATGCATCCGACGTTACCGGATGGGGTATACAGGCATCTACCTCATTCAATCTCAGTAAGAAATGGGAAATCTTCGGGCAGGCTACTTATGGAAAAGGTATCGGACAGTATCTGAATGACATAAGCAATCTGAATGTAGACATCGTTCCCAATCCCGAAAAAGAAGGAAAGATGCAGGCATTGCCTATGCTGGGCTGGTTTGCCGGGGCACAGTATAACATCTGCCCGAAAGTGTTTGTGTCCACTACTTACAGTATGTCCAGATTGTATTCGGAGAACGGTTATCCCAACGATCAACCCAGTAGTTACCGTTACGGACAATATCTCGTAACCAATGTATTCTGGAATGTTACTCCGAATATGCAAGTAGGTGCTGAATACCTTCGCGGCTGGCGTACAGATTTCAATAATTCAACGCACCATGCCAACCGGATGAATTTGTTGGTACAATATTCTTTCTAA
- a CDS encoding glycoside hydrolase family 18 protein, whose product MKKIIFIVIAIILGLSSCHDDDYITGVPSFGPPEVNNMAERVNGRVALGYVTYYGKMLPDPTYMTHINYAFAELYVKNNVYQKFDLQGDKERFNQVKKLKERNSNLKILLSFTNSVSNTGNSQDGGFSALAKSPEMRKQFAQDCKKFVQQEGIDGIDIDWEFPGMTFGSNAYDPLVDVENFTLLMKDLRETLSSSTLLTYAGYCKNKQPQGAGWKYIDVKAVDPYVDFVNIMTYDLVGAPGHQSPLNKPSATWDCQRSVNEYLSAGVPANKLVLGIPFYGRAHFNSGGSINYRDIVDLSAGEGYVIDNWDEEGSVPYVTKNGVFYCGYDNPRSIAAKGTWLLGLGMKGMMFWDYDGDDNQGTLRNALWNAVMQEDKDAQLHDFINNSDGYKTLVTSCDKIISTGQYMAGTLIEETTTYPNYEGYPVRLYEYSTGKDVQTGVQKKGKVYMLNPTAEKLATWIATAVWKAKGDTDTDAMAAVLKHIQLQSGAQFPVCGIVYEDMDNSGYYPYLFKDGVTVYAADRSKWATENPAHPGNYSCTDDQLNYDVKVTNNDLNTYTGTYARICGTLREDYKAYGGAVDVGTSDSKETRSIKWLDVVRDLYKEAWNSNENKLITAWAKANL is encoded by the coding sequence ATGAAAAAGATTATATTTATTGTAATAGCTATTATATTAGGACTGAGTTCCTGTCACGATGACGACTACATCACCGGTGTACCCAGTTTCGGGCCTCCGGAAGTGAACAACATGGCAGAGAGAGTTAACGGACGCGTCGCATTAGGTTATGTGACCTACTATGGCAAAATGCTTCCCGACCCCACTTACATGACGCATATCAATTATGCTTTCGCCGAACTTTATGTTAAGAACAATGTCTATCAGAAGTTTGACTTGCAAGGTGACAAGGAACGTTTCAATCAAGTGAAGAAGTTAAAAGAAAGAAATAGCAATTTAAAGATATTACTCTCTTTTACAAATAGTGTCTCTAATACCGGTAATTCCCAAGACGGTGGTTTCTCCGCCCTGGCAAAAAGTCCCGAGATGCGTAAACAATTCGCACAAGATTGCAAAAAGTTCGTTCAGCAGGAAGGCATAGACGGCATTGATATCGACTGGGAATTTCCCGGCATGACTTTCGGCAGTAACGCCTACGATCCGTTGGTTGACGTAGAGAATTTCACTCTGTTAATGAAAGATCTGCGCGAAACACTATCAAGTTCCACTTTACTGACCTACGCCGGGTATTGCAAGAACAAGCAACCGCAAGGAGCAGGATGGAAGTATATCGATGTGAAAGCTGTAGACCCCTATGTGGACTTCGTCAACATTATGACGTACGACTTAGTAGGTGCCCCCGGCCATCAATCACCATTGAACAAACCAAGTGCTACTTGGGATTGCCAGCGTTCAGTCAACGAATATCTGAGTGCCGGTGTACCTGCCAATAAATTAGTCCTGGGTATTCCATTCTATGGAAGAGCACATTTCAACTCCGGTGGTTCTATCAATTACAGAGACATTGTCGACTTAAGCGCAGGCGAAGGCTATGTCATTGATAATTGGGATGAAGAGGGCAGCGTTCCGTACGTTACCAAGAACGGAGTATTCTATTGTGGTTATGACAATCCCCGAAGCATTGCCGCAAAAGGTACATGGCTTTTAGGATTAGGCATGAAAGGTATGATGTTCTGGGATTACGATGGTGATGATAACCAGGGAACACTACGCAATGCACTCTGGAATGCCGTAATGCAGGAAGACAAAGACGCCCAATTACATGACTTCATAAACAATTCGGATGGTTACAAAACACTCGTCACCAGTTGCGACAAGATAATCAGCACCGGTCAATACATGGCGGGAACACTGATAGAGGAAACGACCACCTATCCTAATTATGAAGGATACCCGGTTAGGCTTTACGAATATTCAACCGGCAAGGACGTGCAAACCGGCGTTCAGAAAAAAGGCAAGGTATACATGCTCAATCCTACAGCCGAAAAACTTGCAACCTGGATTGCAACTGCCGTATGGAAAGCAAAAGGTGACACCGATACGGATGCGATGGCAGCTGTATTGAAGCATATACAATTGCAATCGGGAGCTCAGTTCCCAGTATGCGGCATTGTATATGAAGACATGGACAACTCAGGATATTATCCTTATCTCTTCAAGGACGGAGTCACCGTGTATGCAGCAGACCGTTCCAAGTGGGCTACCGAAAATCCTGCCCATCCGGGAAATTACAGTTGCACGGACGATCAACTCAACTACGATGTTAAGGTAACCAACAATGACCTGAACACATATACCGGGACCTATGCTCGTATTTGTGGTACCCTGCGTGAAGATTATAAAGCATACGGCGGCGCCGTTGATGTAGGAACAAGTGATTCTAAAGAGACCCGCAGCATTAAGTGGCTCGATGTGGTACGCGACCTTTATAAGGAAGCTTGGAACTCCAATGAAAACAAACTGATTACAGCATGGGCCAAAGCAAACTTATAA